Proteins encoded together in one Cicer arietinum cultivar CDC Frontier isolate Library 1 chromosome 4, Cicar.CDCFrontier_v2.0, whole genome shotgun sequence window:
- the LOC105851300 gene encoding uncharacterized protein: MTEAIQAMNAMAAAMAQQAAIQAQRDAQRDQRDEATSVARALNEFRRQDPPKFKAEHDPNKADLWLLEIEKIFEILHCPDNAKVEYATYLMIGEAEYWWRGAKKMMEANHEELTWEAFKNKFLEKYFPKSARAENEAQILKLYQRNLTIADYAAKFESLAKHFRYFLNQIDEEYMCERFESRLRYEIKELVGPLEIRQYQGHKDQQNRGRQHQQHNPYARPLGNARDQPRPQNAEGQGPKTPSQNKAYPVKCFLCNREGHKIFECPIRPRVCYICQKPDHFANERPERKNDRVVNRNNINDNVVRPTSKGRVYHINGEETPSSSKLIQGECLTAEKSLNVNYDSRATHSVISLDWVDSLQLIVNTLLFDLVVTLPSTESVKCNTAYLQCPLIVFDMRFNVELICIPLKLVGVILGIDWLSSHYVLLDCARKSMIFPNPGVSRFLDTNKLNFSLKGGVQKCVSLNSVSTKLEVEVDRILVVEDFPEVFPPDVPGLPLVCDIEFSINVTLGTRPISIAPY; this comes from the exons ATGACTGAAGCAATCCAAGCCATGAATGCTATGGCCGCAGCAATGGCCCAACAAGCTGCGATCCAGGCTCAACGAGATGCACAGAGGGATCAGAGGGATGAAGCAACCAGTGTAGCAAGAGCATTGAATGAATTTCGTCGACAAGATCCGCCTAAATTCAAAGCGGAACATGACCCCAACAAGGCTGATCTTTGGCTGCTAGAAAtcgagaagatcttcgagatccTACACTGCCCTGACAATGCGAAAGTAGAGTATGCGACCTATTTGATGATTGGCGAAGCTGAATATTGGTGGCGAGGTGCGAAGAAAATGATGGAGGCAAATCATGAAGAGCTAACCTGGGAGGCTTTCAAGAATAAGTTCCTAGAAAAATACTTCCCGAAAAGTGCTAGGGCTGAGAATGAGGCCCAAATTCTGAAGTTGTATCAAAGGAATCTCACGATAGCAGATTATGCGGCAAAGTTCGAGTCCCTAGCAAAGCACTTCCGTTATTTCCTAAATCAGATAGATGAAGAATACATGTGCGAGAGGTTTGAAAGCAGGCTTAGGTATGAGATTAAGGAGTTAGTGGGGCCCTTGGAGATACGCCAATATCAA GGGCATAAAGACCAACAGAATAGGGGCAGGCAACATCAACAACACAACCCATATGCCCGACCGCTGGGGAATGCTAGAGATCAACCTCGACCTCAAAACGCGGAAGGTCAAGGGCCAAAAACTCCAAGTCAGAACAAGGCGTACCCTGTTAAGTGTTTTCTATGCAACAGAGAAGGACACAAGATATTTGAGTGTCCAATCAGACCAAGGGTTTGTTACATTTGTCAGAAACCAGACCATTTTGCAAATGAACGCCCTGAACGAAAGAACGATAGAGTTGTCAACCGCAACAATATCAACGACAATGTTGTACGCCCTACTTCCAAGGGACGTGTCTACCACATCAATGGAGAGGAAACTCCATCTTCCTCTAAACTTATCCAAGGTGAGTGTTTAACTGCTGAAAAATCACTTAATGTAAATTATGATTCGAGGGCAACGCACTCAGTCATTTCATTGGATTGGGTGGATTCGCTCCAACTTATTGTTAATACTTTGCTGTTTGATTTGGTGGTTACCCTACCTTCTACCGAATCGGTGAAATGTAATACGGCTTACTTGCAATGTCCGTTGATTGTGTTCGATATGAGATTCAACGTTGAATTGATTTGTATTCCCCTCAAGCTTGTGGGAGTGATCCTTGGAATCGATTGGTTGTCAAGCCATTATGTTctattggattgtgctcgtaagtCTATGATATTCCCAAACCCAGGTGTTTCTCGATTCCTCGATACCAATAAATTGAACTTCTCTTTGAAAGGGGGAGTTCAGAAGTGTGTTTCCCTCAACTCAGTCAGTACGAAGCTAGAGGTGGAGGTAGACAGGATACTTGTGGTCGAAGATTTTCCAGAAGTATTTCCGCCGGATGTACCAGGATTACCCCTAGTTTGTGATATTGAATTCTCAATTAATGTGACTCTGGGTACAAGACCTATATCTATTGCCCCATATTGA